The DNA sequence AGGTCGAGCTGCACGAGTGCGACTACAACTGGAAGACCTTCATCGAGGTCTACCTCGAGGACTACCACGTCGGCCCGTTCCACCCTGGCCTCGGCAACTTCGTCACCTGCGACGACCTGCGCTGGGAGTTCGGCCGCGAGTACTCGGTGCAGACGGTGGGCGTGGCCAACGCGCTGCAGAAGCCCGGCTCCGAGACCTACCGCAAGTGGCATGACGCGGTGCTGCGCCTCAACGGCGGGCAGCCGCCCAGGCAGGGCGCGATCTGGCTGACGTACTACCCGAACATCATGATCGAGTGGTACCCGCACGTGCTGGTGATCTCCACGCTGTTCCCCAAGGGGCCGCAGAAGACCCTCAACGTGGTCGAGTTCTACTACCCCGAGGAAATCGCCGCCTTCGAACGCGAGTTCGTCGAGGCCGAGCAGGCCGCCTACATGGAGACCTGCGTCGAGGACGACGAGATCGCGCAGCGCATGGACTGGGGCCGCAAGGCCCTGCTGGAGCGGGGCGACAACGAGGTCGGCCCGTACCAGAGCCCGATGGAGGACGGCATGCAGCACTTCCACGAGTGGTACCGCAAGGTCATGGACTTCAAGGACTGAGCGGTCCTTCCTTCCCGTGCACGCCCGGCCCGTCCGGGCGTTTCCGTTTCTTCCGCCTGATGCCATGTGGCACGCCGGTCTTATCATCGCGGGCGTGTCGCACGGCCTCCCTTCTTCGTGAACGCCGCGCCTGCTGAACTCCAGCGCCGGTCCCTCAGTCGCACCCTGCCCGCGGCAGTGTTGCTGCTGA is a window from the Caldimonas thermodepolymerans genome containing:
- a CDS encoding aromatic ring-hydroxylating oxygenase subunit alpha is translated as MSDLSIALAQSRTQLPVSVYFDGELFRREMELIFQSGPRYLGHELAVPEVGDYYALPQEGEGRALVRTPEGIELISNVCRHRQAVMLRGRGNTKSNIVCPLHRWTYGLDGQLLGAPHFPQDPCLNLNRYKVRTWNGLVFEDNGRDIAADLAQLGPKAELDFSGYVLDKVELHECDYNWKTFIEVYLEDYHVGPFHPGLGNFVTCDDLRWEFGREYSVQTVGVANALQKPGSETYRKWHDAVLRLNGGQPPRQGAIWLTYYPNIMIEWYPHVLVISTLFPKGPQKTLNVVEFYYPEEIAAFEREFVEAEQAAYMETCVEDDEIAQRMDWGRKALLERGDNEVGPYQSPMEDGMQHFHEWYRKVMDFKD